One Amycolatopsis sp. NBC_00355 genomic window carries:
- a CDS encoding LLM class flavin-dependent oxidoreductase encodes MVLFGIGGSTATAAAVATVEQAVRADRGGLDLFTVSDHPYYADRLDAYAEIGVVLGRTERISGLVSVTNLPTRPAPMLARTVTSLSALSGGRIVLGMGAGGLWDDIARLGVGKLSPGDAVRAFEEGIRLVKQLGGGGEPVTFDGEFYQVTALAPAGEKIPPVWTGSVGPKSLAVTGRVADGWMPGHAADWLSERYRTSRPVLDQAAQDAGRDPADVVTVYNFPGRITAEPLTKTRGDDGRWIGGSPAQWVEELTGAVLEHHAEGFVLFGPGGRPPTNDDVARWAEEIAPAVREAVAK; translated from the coding sequence ATGGTGCTCTTCGGCATCGGCGGCTCGACGGCGACGGCCGCCGCGGTCGCGACGGTCGAGCAGGCCGTCCGAGCCGACCGCGGCGGGCTTGATCTGTTCACCGTCTCCGATCACCCGTACTACGCCGATCGCCTCGACGCCTACGCCGAGATCGGGGTTGTTCTCGGGCGCACCGAACGGATCTCCGGGCTGGTCAGCGTCACCAACCTGCCGACGCGGCCCGCGCCGATGCTCGCTCGCACCGTCACGTCGCTGTCCGCGCTGAGCGGTGGGCGGATCGTGCTGGGGATGGGTGCCGGCGGGCTCTGGGACGACATCGCGCGGCTCGGTGTCGGCAAGCTCAGCCCCGGGGACGCCGTGCGCGCGTTCGAAGAGGGGATCCGGCTCGTCAAACAGCTCGGCGGCGGCGGGGAGCCGGTGACCTTCGACGGCGAGTTCTACCAGGTCACCGCTCTGGCGCCCGCGGGAGAAAAGATCCCGCCGGTGTGGACCGGCTCGGTCGGGCCGAAGTCGCTCGCCGTCACCGGGCGGGTCGCCGACGGGTGGATGCCCGGCCACGCCGCGGACTGGCTCAGTGAGCGCTACCGGACGTCGAGGCCGGTGCTCGATCAGGCCGCGCAGGACGCGGGCCGCGATCCCGCGGACGTCGTCACCGTCTACAACTTCCCCGGGCGCATCACGGCCGAGCCGCTCACGAAGACCCGCGGTGACGACGGCCGGTGGATCGGCGGTTCGCCGGCGCAGTGGGTCGAGGAGCTGACCGGCGCGGTTCTGGAGCACCACGCCGAAGGGTTCGTGCTGTTCGGGCCCGGTGGCCGGCCGCCCACCAACGACGACGTCGCGCGCTGGGCGGAAGAGATCGCGCCCGCCGTGCGCGAGGCCGTCGCGAAGTAG
- a CDS encoding MarR family winged helix-turn-helix transcriptional regulator encodes MEALGVVAGLVRSSFLVNAVYAESARSYGLTVQQGQLLCVLMAQPYGMGDLGATLGLEKSSLTGLVDRAVRRGLVRREPVPDDRRAVQVVLTGEGRELAEDFYAATCRRVEELATGLPAADRDLLATLLGRVVQDNEVPTVFLDAR; translated from the coding sequence ATGGAGGCTCTCGGTGTGGTGGCCGGACTCGTGCGGTCGTCGTTCCTGGTGAACGCCGTCTACGCCGAGTCCGCGCGCTCGTACGGGCTCACCGTGCAGCAGGGCCAGCTGCTGTGCGTGCTGATGGCGCAGCCGTACGGCATGGGTGACCTCGGCGCGACCCTCGGCCTCGAGAAGTCCAGCCTCACCGGCCTGGTCGACCGCGCGGTCCGGCGCGGGCTCGTGCGCCGCGAGCCCGTCCCGGACGACCGCCGCGCGGTGCAGGTGGTCCTGACCGGCGAAGGCCGCGAGCTCGCGGAGGACTTCTACGCGGCGACGTGCCGCCGGGTCGAAGAACTCGCGACCGGCCTGCCGGCGGCGGACCGCGACCTGCTGGCGACGCTGCTGGGGCGCGTGGTCCAGGACAACGAGGTCCCGACGGTGTTCCTCGACGCGCGCTGA
- a CDS encoding nucleotidyltransferase domain-containing protein, which yields MELNRPLATVTPTLDGDVLAVLAGNEVTFTTGQLHRILGRHSEEGIRKVLQRLTGQGIVRADRVGNAFAYRFNHDHLAAEHIAALAGLRGKLLARIEAALDSWKPKPRYGAVFGSAARGSMTVESDIDLLLVRPDGADEDRWALQVDALAADVSRWTGNDARVLEFTVAEVASRGRDEPVLADVLREGLTVAGRHAWLAGQVRKRKS from the coding sequence ATGGAGCTGAACAGGCCACTGGCCACGGTGACGCCGACACTGGACGGTGACGTGCTCGCTGTGCTGGCGGGCAACGAGGTGACCTTCACGACCGGTCAGCTGCACCGGATCCTGGGCAGGCACTCGGAGGAGGGGATCCGGAAAGTTCTTCAGCGGTTGACCGGGCAGGGGATCGTGCGGGCCGACCGTGTCGGTAACGCCTTCGCCTACCGGTTCAACCACGACCACCTCGCCGCGGAGCACATTGCCGCCCTGGCGGGGTTGCGCGGAAAGCTGCTGGCGCGCATCGAAGCCGCATTGGATTCCTGGAAGCCGAAACCGAGGTACGGGGCGGTGTTCGGTTCGGCCGCGCGCGGCTCGATGACCGTCGAGAGCGACATCGACCTGCTGCTGGTTCGGCCGGACGGCGCCGACGAAGATCGCTGGGCCCTTCAGGTCGACGCCTTGGCTGCCGATGTCTCCCGCTGGACGGGTAATGACGCCCGGGTCCTTGAATTCACCGTGGCCGAAGTCGCGAGCCGCGGCCGGGACGAGCCGGTTCTCGCCGACGTGCTGCGCGAGGGGCTCACCGTTGCCGGCCGTCACGCCTGGCTGGCCGGGCAGGTGCGAAAGAGAAAGAGCTGA
- a CDS encoding TROVE domain-containing protein: protein MTKFNTARAPAATSPVRGEATPSGVTHQGGAGYARDTRSELFLLAVTNFVGEHTFYETATTRDTRYAELVQRATLEDPQWTARFLRWLRTEANLRTAALVGAAEFAKARRDAGLEGLARQVVDSVLQRADEPGELLAYWTSVHGKNVPKPVKRGIADAAARLFDERASVKWDSATRAFRFADVLELTHPVKRDDAQGALFRHVLDERHGRGNAVPESLAVLRARAELLSWDAGRRRALFDRPDAADVLRGAGMTWESVAGWLQGPLDACVWEALIPSMGYMAQLRNLRNFDEAGVSDDVALRVARRLAAPAQVAKSRQLPMRFLSAYRAAPSLRWAWALEQAISHSLANVPELRGRTLILVDTSASMNAGFSKDGSLMRWDAAAVFGLALARRCADADVVSFSSRFGPRPGSKVFKLRKGGSLLSDVESWKSGDYFIGNGTDTEAAVKKYFARHDRVVILTDEQASYGDVGPALPAQVPLYTWNLAGYRLGHAPSGTAHRHTFGGLTDQAFRMIPLLEAGRNADWPF from the coding sequence ATGACCAAGTTCAACACCGCACGCGCGCCCGCCGCGACCTCGCCGGTCCGTGGCGAGGCCACGCCTTCCGGCGTCACCCACCAGGGCGGCGCCGGGTACGCGCGCGACACGCGGTCCGAGCTCTTCCTGCTCGCCGTGACCAACTTCGTCGGCGAGCACACCTTCTACGAGACCGCGACCACGCGCGACACCCGGTACGCCGAGCTCGTGCAGCGCGCCACCCTTGAGGATCCACAGTGGACGGCGCGGTTCCTGCGCTGGCTGCGCACCGAAGCGAACCTGCGCACCGCGGCGCTCGTCGGCGCGGCCGAGTTCGCCAAGGCGCGCCGGGACGCGGGACTCGAGGGGCTGGCCCGCCAGGTCGTCGACAGCGTGCTGCAGCGGGCCGACGAGCCCGGTGAGCTGCTCGCGTACTGGACTTCCGTGCACGGCAAGAACGTGCCGAAGCCGGTCAAGCGCGGCATCGCCGACGCGGCCGCGCGGCTGTTCGACGAGCGCGCTTCCGTCAAGTGGGACTCCGCGACGCGGGCGTTCCGCTTCGCCGACGTCCTCGAGCTGACCCACCCGGTCAAGCGCGACGACGCCCAGGGCGCGCTGTTCCGGCACGTCCTCGACGAGCGGCACGGCCGCGGCAACGCCGTCCCCGAAAGCCTCGCCGTGCTGCGTGCGCGGGCCGAACTGCTGTCGTGGGACGCCGGCCGCCGCCGGGCGCTGTTCGACCGGCCGGACGCGGCGGACGTGCTGCGCGGCGCGGGCATGACGTGGGAGTCGGTCGCCGGCTGGCTGCAGGGTCCGCTCGACGCGTGCGTCTGGGAGGCGCTGATCCCGTCGATGGGGTACATGGCCCAGCTGCGGAACCTGCGCAACTTCGACGAGGCGGGCGTCTCGGACGACGTCGCGCTGCGGGTCGCGCGGCGGCTGGCCGCGCCGGCGCAGGTCGCGAAGTCGCGGCAGCTGCCGATGCGGTTCCTGTCGGCCTACCGGGCGGCGCCGTCGCTGCGGTGGGCGTGGGCGCTGGAGCAGGCGATCTCGCACTCGCTGGCGAACGTGCCGGAGCTGCGGGGCCGCACGCTGATCCTCGTCGACACGTCGGCGTCGATGAACGCGGGCTTCAGCAAGGACGGCAGCCTGATGCGCTGGGACGCCGCCGCGGTGTTCGGGCTGGCGCTCGCGCGGCGGTGCGCGGACGCGGACGTCGTGTCGTTCTCGAGCCGCTTCGGGCCGCGGCCGGGCTCGAAGGTGTTCAAGCTGCGCAAGGGCGGTTCGCTGCTGTCCGACGTCGAGAGCTGGAAGTCCGGTGATTACTTCATCGGCAACGGCACCGACACCGAGGCCGCGGTGAAGAAGTACTTCGCGCGGCACGACCGCGTGGTCATCCTCACCGACGAGCAGGCCTCGTACGGCGACGTCGGGCCGGCGCTGCCCGCCCAGGTGCCGCTGTACACGTGGAACCTGGCCGGGTACCGGCTCGGCCACGCGCCGTCCGGGACCGCGCACCGGCACACGTTCGGGGGCCTGACCGACCAGGCGTTCCGGATGATCCCGCTCCTGGAAGCGGGCCGGAATGCCGACTGGCCCTTCTGA